The following are encoded in a window of Mycobacterium sp. ELW1 genomic DNA:
- a CDS encoding cupin domain-containing protein: MRLFITGVDADGKSCVVSNDEVEINSVAPGFGIAIPYNTTQSPPPARPQGNADLIDQFLEPGHVRWMVVDQGANTETPKHHTDTLDLELVLSGSVDLILDDGAHRVEAGDMVLMTGVDHAWKAGPDGYRMAAVLIGTPPPA; encoded by the coding sequence ATGCGACTGTTCATCACCGGAGTCGACGCCGACGGCAAGTCCTGCGTCGTCAGCAACGACGAGGTCGAGATCAACTCAGTCGCACCCGGTTTCGGCATCGCTATTCCTTACAACACGACGCAGAGCCCGCCACCGGCACGCCCGCAAGGGAACGCCGACCTGATCGACCAGTTCCTCGAGCCGGGTCATGTCCGCTGGATGGTCGTCGACCAAGGCGCCAACACCGAGACCCCTAAGCACCACACCGACACCCTCGACCTCGAGCTAGTCCTGAGCGGCAGCGTCGACCTCATCCTCGACGACGGCGCGCACCGCGTCGAGGCTGGCGACATGGTCCTCATGACCGGCGTCGACCACGCCTGGAAAGCCGGCCCCGACGGGTACCGCATGGCCGCCGTCCTCATCG
- a CDS encoding type II toxin-antitoxin system prevent-host-death family antitoxin, which yields MARTIPQRELRNENAKLMDAVAAGETFVVTRHGEPVAELRPIQSARKTFISRDDLARTAGAGVRIDPDQFRQDLDAAVDQSI from the coding sequence ATGGCCAGGACAATCCCGCAGCGAGAACTCCGCAATGAGAACGCGAAGCTCATGGATGCGGTCGCAGCGGGTGAGACGTTCGTCGTCACTCGCCATGGAGAGCCGGTCGCGGAGCTTCGCCCTATTCAGTCCGCCCGCAAAACGTTCATCAGCCGCGACGACTTGGCACGCACTGCCGGCGCGGGTGTTCGGATCGATCCTGACCAGTTTCGTCAGGACCTCGACGCCGCCGTCGATCAGAGCATCTAG